One region of Catenuloplanes indicus genomic DNA includes:
- a CDS encoding IclR family transcriptional regulator: MPGLIQSIERSSAMLRLIGAAPAGLRVKEIADALGLAKSTAHSILRTLAHVGFVAQDPRDDRYRLGDALRTLGTGVDPNELRARALDWADTLAVRSRETVRVAALRDGAAVVAHHVFRPDDSAQRLEIGRRLPLHATALGKVLLAYAAGGTDVVLEPFTRSTITSDARLRAALAETRARGWAAAVGEHDAGTAGIAAPLRTTGGLVVGAIGVSGPVDRVCDTTGRPRARLVTHVADAARATSRALAR; this comes from the coding sequence GTGCCCGGATTGATCCAGTCCATCGAGCGGTCGTCCGCGATGCTCCGGCTGATCGGCGCCGCGCCGGCCGGGCTGCGGGTCAAGGAGATAGCGGACGCGCTCGGCCTGGCCAAGTCGACCGCGCACAGCATCCTGCGCACGCTCGCGCACGTCGGGTTCGTGGCGCAGGACCCGCGCGACGACCGCTACCGGCTCGGCGACGCGCTGCGCACGCTGGGGACCGGCGTCGACCCGAACGAGTTGCGTGCCCGCGCGCTGGACTGGGCGGACACGCTCGCGGTGCGCAGCCGCGAGACGGTCCGGGTCGCGGCGCTGCGTGACGGCGCGGCCGTGGTCGCCCACCACGTGTTCCGGCCGGACGACTCGGCGCAGCGGCTGGAGATCGGCCGGCGGCTGCCGCTGCACGCGACCGCGCTCGGGAAGGTGCTGCTCGCGTACGCGGCCGGCGGCACCGACGTCGTTCTCGAGCCCTTCACCCGGTCGACGATCACCTCGGACGCGCGGCTGCGGGCCGCGCTGGCCGAGACCCGGGCGCGGGGCTGGGCCGCGGCGGTGGGCGAGCACGACGCGGGCACGGCCGGGATCGCGGCGCCGCTGCGCACCACCGGCGGCCTGGTGGTCGGCGCGATCGGCGTGTCCGGACCGGTCGACCGCGTCTGCGACACCACCGGACGGCCCCGGGCCCGGCTGGTCACGCACGTGGCCGACGCGGCGCGGGCGACCTCCCGGGCGCTGGCACGGTGA
- a CDS encoding cellulose binding domain-containing protein: MPAATTLRNLVPWLPTGVAVAFLLGSLVTVAGYAIRGDDPAPAPGRAAPLFPPFTPQAGPPRNEPSPQTGAPQDEAAIGLADPRRTAPDRRVPEAQRSTPERARATSSTPSQRNPPTGPGGTYRVVDSFPGGFIGEVLVRNPGRTDTDWTVTLTVPASMTGLVTSWVEGAPQATLEVDGRTYTWRSGVPVRAGGTVPLRFHFNTDGHAEVPDRCAANGNPCTGL, from the coding sequence ATGCCGGCGGCGACCACGCTCCGTAATCTCGTACCGTGGCTACCCACGGGCGTGGCGGTCGCGTTCCTGCTCGGCTCGCTGGTCACGGTCGCGGGCTATGCCATCCGCGGCGACGATCCCGCACCGGCGCCGGGCCGCGCGGCGCCGCTGTTCCCGCCGTTCACCCCGCAGGCCGGGCCGCCCCGGAACGAGCCGTCGCCGCAGACCGGGGCCCCGCAGGACGAGGCGGCGATCGGGCTGGCCGACCCGAGGCGCACCGCGCCGGACCGGCGGGTCCCGGAGGCACAGCGGAGCACGCCGGAGCGCGCCCGGGCCACCAGCTCCACGCCGTCGCAGCGAAACCCCCCGACCGGTCCCGGCGGTACGTACCGGGTGGTCGACTCCTTCCCCGGCGGTTTCATCGGCGAGGTGCTGGTCCGGAACCCGGGCCGCACGGACACGGACTGGACGGTCACGCTCACCGTGCCCGCGTCGATGACCGGGCTGGTCACGTCGTGGGTGGAGGGTGCGCCACAGGCCACGCTGGAGGTGGACGGCCGGACGTACACGTGGCGGTCCGGCGTGCCGGTGCGCGCGGGCGGCACCGTACCGCTGCGGTTCCACTTCAACACCGACGGCCATGCCGAGGTGCCGGACCGGTGCGCGGCGAACGGCAACCCCTGCACGGGACTCTAG
- the glpK gene encoding glycerol kinase GlpK — MADFVGAVDQGTTSTRFMIFDRSGAEVARGQVEHRQILPRSGWVEHDPIELYENTRKTMEAALASAGLTASDLATIGITNQRESVVLWERATGRPLHNVIGWQDTRTAELVTSIGHAAEIREITGLPPATYFSATKIRWLLDQDPSLRVRAARGEILAGTVDTWLLWNLTGGDVFATDVTNASRTQLMSLETLTWDPRLLALFGIPAEMLPEIRSSSAHFGTATNGVPIEAVIGDQQAALFGQTCFDPGDAKATYGTGNFILLNTGGTPVRSTHGLLTTVAYRNGDEPPVYALEGSIAATGAAIQWLRDQAGFFDDAAQSETLAGSVEDSGGVVFVPAFSGLFAPYWRPDARGAILGLSRFHTAAHITRAALEAICYQTRDVVDAMALDAGTPLSKLRVDGGITANALCMQLQADILGVPVIRPAVAETTALGAAYAAGLTAGFWASTDELRANWRESRRWQTTWPADRRDQGHTRWKAAVERTFGLGDI, encoded by the coding sequence GTGGCGGACTTCGTCGGCGCGGTCGATCAGGGGACCACCAGCACCCGGTTCATGATCTTCGACCGGTCCGGTGCGGAGGTCGCGCGCGGCCAGGTCGAGCACCGGCAGATCCTCCCGCGGTCCGGCTGGGTCGAGCACGACCCGATCGAGCTGTACGAGAACACCCGCAAGACCATGGAGGCCGCGCTCGCGTCCGCCGGGCTGACCGCGTCCGACCTGGCCACGATCGGGATCACGAACCAGCGGGAGAGCGTGGTGCTGTGGGAGCGCGCGACCGGCCGCCCGCTGCACAACGTGATCGGCTGGCAGGACACCCGGACGGCGGAACTGGTGACCTCGATCGGTCACGCCGCCGAGATCCGGGAGATCACCGGGCTGCCACCGGCCACCTACTTCTCCGCCACCAAGATCCGGTGGCTGCTGGATCAAGACCCATCGCTGCGGGTACGGGCGGCACGCGGCGAGATCCTGGCCGGCACCGTGGACACCTGGCTGCTGTGGAACCTCACCGGCGGGGACGTGTTCGCCACCGACGTGACCAACGCCAGCCGTACCCAGCTGATGTCCCTGGAGACCCTGACCTGGGATCCGCGGCTGCTCGCGCTGTTCGGCATTCCCGCGGAGATGCTGCCGGAGATCCGGTCGTCGTCCGCGCACTTCGGCACCGCGACGAACGGTGTGCCGATCGAGGCGGTGATCGGCGACCAGCAGGCCGCGCTGTTCGGGCAGACCTGCTTCGACCCGGGTGACGCCAAGGCCACGTACGGCACCGGGAACTTCATCCTGCTCAACACCGGCGGTACGCCGGTCCGGTCCACGCACGGGCTGCTCACCACGGTCGCCTACCGCAACGGCGACGAGCCGCCGGTCTACGCGCTGGAGGGCTCGATCGCCGCCACCGGCGCCGCGATCCAGTGGCTGCGCGACCAGGCCGGCTTCTTCGACGACGCGGCGCAGAGCGAGACGCTGGCCGGGAGCGTCGAGGACAGCGGCGGCGTGGTGTTCGTGCCCGCGTTCTCCGGGCTGTTCGCGCCGTACTGGCGGCCGGACGCGCGCGGCGCGATCCTCGGGCTGTCCCGCTTCCACACCGCGGCGCACATCACCCGGGCCGCGCTGGAGGCGATCTGCTACCAGACCCGGGACGTGGTCGACGCGATGGCGCTGGACGCGGGCACGCCGCTGTCGAAGCTGCGGGTGGACGGCGGCATCACGGCGAACGCGCTGTGCATGCAACTGCAGGCGGACATCCTCGGCGTACCCGTGATCAGGCCCGCGGTCGCCGAGACCACCGCGCTCGGCGCGGCCTACGCGGCCGGGCTGACCGCCGGATTCTGGGCCTCCACCGACGAACTCCGCGCCAACTGGCGGGAATCCCGCCGCTGGCAGACCACCTGGCCGGCCGACCGCCGGGACCAGGGACACACACGCTGGAAGGCCGCGGTCGAGCGCACCTTCGGACTAGGGGATATCTGA
- a CDS encoding DUF1905 domain-containing protein — MIIEFEAPLWEWDARQESWTFVSLPEDASDDIKHLTAGLRRGFGAVKVRAVIGRSEWSTSIFPDGKRGAYVLPVKRAVRERNGLAPGDVTAVTVEVLTP; from the coding sequence GTGATCATCGAGTTCGAGGCGCCGCTCTGGGAGTGGGACGCGCGCCAGGAGAGCTGGACGTTCGTCAGCCTGCCGGAGGACGCCTCCGACGACATCAAGCACCTGACCGCGGGGCTGCGGCGCGGTTTCGGCGCGGTCAAGGTTCGCGCCGTCATCGGCCGCAGCGAGTGGTCCACCTCGATCTTCCCGGACGGCAAGCGCGGCGCCTACGTCCTCCCGGTCAAGCGCGCGGTCCGGGAGAGGAACGGTCTCGCCCCCGGCGACGTCACCGCGGTCACGGTCGAGGTCCTCACACCCTGA
- a CDS encoding GNAT family N-acetyltransferase has protein sequence MRLERVTPKNYEAALKLSVREDQKDLVASVEHSLAEAYVYGEHAWPRLVYDGDRLVGFLMAFVDLPWKDPDDTDRRSGLWRLNIAGKEQGRGYGTFAVEAACAELRARGTIDFYVTYVPRDGGPAPFYRGLGFVPTGEVADGETVAVRRL, from the coding sequence ATGCGCTTGGAACGGGTGACGCCGAAGAACTACGAGGCGGCGCTGAAGCTGTCCGTCCGCGAGGACCAGAAGGATCTCGTGGCGTCCGTCGAGCATTCGCTCGCGGAGGCGTACGTGTACGGCGAGCACGCCTGGCCCCGGCTGGTCTACGACGGTGACCGGCTGGTCGGCTTCCTGATGGCGTTCGTGGACCTGCCGTGGAAGGACCCGGACGACACCGACCGGCGCTCCGGCCTGTGGCGGCTCAACATCGCCGGGAAAGAGCAGGGCCGGGGGTACGGCACGTTCGCGGTCGAGGCGGCCTGCGCGGAGCTGCGCGCCCGCGGCACCATCGACTTCTACGTGACCTACGTGCCGCGCGACGGCGGCCCCGCCCCGTTCTACCGCGGGCTCGGATTCGTCCCGACCGGCGAAGTCGCCGACGGGGAGACCGTCGCCGTGCGTAGGCTCTGA
- a CDS encoding DoxX family protein: MLGIAGQILLGLALIGAGIGHLTVLRAEFQAQVPSWVPLDADFVVVASGVVEVVLGLALLLAWRQPVRGLVGAVVAAFFVVIFPGNVAQFTEQRDAFGLESDLARGVRLLFQPLLVVWALAATGAIPVLRTLLQRSRRSRRS; the protein is encoded by the coding sequence GTGCTCGGGATCGCCGGACAGATACTGCTCGGGCTGGCGCTGATCGGTGCTGGGATCGGGCATCTCACGGTGCTGCGTGCGGAGTTCCAGGCGCAGGTGCCGTCGTGGGTTCCGCTGGACGCGGACTTCGTGGTGGTCGCGTCCGGGGTGGTGGAGGTCGTGCTCGGGCTGGCGCTGCTGCTCGCCTGGCGGCAGCCGGTGCGTGGCCTGGTCGGGGCGGTCGTAGCGGCGTTCTTCGTGGTGATTTTTCCGGGTAACGTCGCGCAGTTCACCGAGCAGCGGGACGCGTTCGGGCTGGAGTCCGACCTTGCCCGTGGGGTCCGGCTGCTCTTCCAGCCGCTGCTGGTCGTCTGGGCGCTCGCCGCGACCGGCGCGATTCCCGTGCTCCGCACGCTTCTCCAGCGAAGCCGGCGTTCCCGGCGTTCCTAG
- the glpK gene encoding glycerol kinase GlpK yields the protein MSLTERYVLAIDQGTTSTRCIVFDRRATVVAVARSPLPQSYPRPGWVEHDAARIWRDVRKLIPQALREAGLEPGQVAAIGIANQRETTVLWDRRTGVPVAPAIVWQDTRTAGLVAALGHGDLLREITGLPPSTYFSAPRIRWLLDQDPSLRVRAARGEILCGTMDTWLIWNLTGGDVFATDVTNASRTQLMSLSALDWDARLLALYDIPAAMLPEIRPSSAHFGTSFLGVPIGAAIGDQQAALFGQACFDPGDTKCTYGTGGFLLMNTGPRPATSTHGLISTVAYRIDGQPPAYALEGSIAIAGSLVQWMRDGLGLIATPSEIETLARTVDDNGGAYIVPAFSGLFAPYWRTEARGIIVGLTSYITKGHLARAVLEATAWQTRDVVDAMNADSGLTLATLSVDGGMTADNLLMQLVADVLGVPVERSMVPETVSLGAAYAAGLTTGYWTDLQDLRNNRHRAGVWHPAMPPAHRAAEHARWKRAVEAAVFVSRPAAPET from the coding sequence GTGAGCCTCACCGAGCGGTACGTGCTCGCGATCGACCAGGGCACCACGTCGACGCGCTGCATCGTCTTCGACCGGCGCGCGACCGTGGTCGCGGTGGCCCGCAGCCCGCTCCCCCAGTCCTACCCGCGACCCGGCTGGGTCGAGCACGACGCCGCCCGCATCTGGCGCGACGTGCGGAAACTCATCCCGCAGGCGCTGCGCGAGGCCGGCCTCGAGCCCGGCCAGGTGGCCGCGATCGGCATCGCGAACCAGCGCGAGACGACCGTGCTGTGGGACCGGCGGACCGGCGTGCCGGTCGCACCCGCGATCGTCTGGCAGGACACCCGGACGGCCGGTCTCGTCGCCGCGCTCGGGCACGGCGACCTGCTGCGGGAGATCACCGGGCTGCCGCCGTCCACCTACTTCTCCGCGCCCCGGATCCGGTGGTTACTGGATCAAGACCCATCGCTGCGGGTACGGGCGGCGCGCGGCGAGATCCTGTGCGGCACCATGGACACCTGGCTGATCTGGAACCTCACCGGCGGGGACGTGTTCGCCACCGACGTGACCAACGCCAGCCGTACCCAGCTGATGTCGCTCTCCGCCCTGGACTGGGACGCACGGCTGCTCGCGCTGTACGACATCCCCGCCGCGATGCTGCCGGAGATCCGGCCGTCGTCCGCCCACTTCGGCACGTCGTTCCTCGGCGTGCCGATCGGCGCCGCGATCGGCGACCAGCAGGCCGCGCTGTTCGGCCAGGCGTGCTTCGACCCGGGCGACACCAAGTGCACGTACGGCACCGGCGGGTTCCTGCTGATGAACACCGGTCCGCGGCCGGCCACGTCCACGCACGGGCTGATCAGCACGGTCGCCTACCGAATCGACGGGCAGCCACCGGCGTACGCGCTGGAGGGCTCGATCGCGATCGCCGGCTCGCTGGTCCAGTGGATGCGTGACGGACTCGGCCTGATCGCCACGCCGTCGGAGATCGAGACGCTGGCCCGGACCGTCGACGACAACGGCGGCGCCTACATCGTCCCCGCGTTCTCCGGCCTGTTCGCCCCCTACTGGCGCACCGAGGCACGCGGCATCATCGTGGGCCTGACCAGCTACATCACCAAGGGGCACCTGGCCCGCGCGGTCCTCGAGGCCACCGCGTGGCAGACCCGCGACGTGGTCGACGCGATGAACGCGGACTCCGGCCTCACGCTCGCCACGCTCAGCGTCGACGGCGGCATGACCGCGGACAATCTGCTGATGCAGCTGGTCGCGGACGTCCTCGGCGTACCGGTGGAACGCTCGATGGTCCCGGAGACGGTCTCGCTCGGTGCCGCCTACGCCGCCGGCCTCACCACCGGCTACTGGACCGACCTCCAGGACCTGCGCAACAACCGCCACCGCGCCGGCGTCTGGCACCCCGCCATGCCCCCGGCCCACCGGGCCGCCGAACACGCCCGCTGGAAACGCGCGGTCGAGGCCGCCGTCTTCGTCAGCCGGCCGGCAGCACCGGAGACGTGA
- a CDS encoding glycerol-3-phosphate dehydrogenase/oxidase has product MLTPQARTAALAAMTSQELDVLVIGGGVTGAGAALDAATRGLTVGLVEARDFASGTSSRSSKLIHGGVRYLEMLDFGLVREALRERGLLIQKLAPHLVRPVPFLYPLRHVGWERLYVGAGIFLYDALSVSGGTSAGIPKHKHLSRGAALRAFPGLRPESLAGAIQYYDAQVDDARHTMFLARTAAAHGAHVASRTVVDGFLRSSDGRVAGVRATDAETGAALEIRAKSVINATGVWTDDLQSLLPEPGKFQITASKGIHLVVPRSAIPGHSGMILRTATSVLFVIPWDRHWIVGTTDTPWTLDKSHPAASGRDVDYLLAEVNKALVTPLTRDDIQGVYAGLRPLISATAETTAKLSREHAVDSPVPGLVVIAGGKYTTYRVMAKDAVDLAVKGLPHRVPASCTEQVPLLGAAGYRAAWNRRHALGRGTGLGVGRIEHLLHRYGTLVDEVLALIDRDPSLGTPLPGAEDYLAAEIVYAVTHEGARHLEDVLTRRTRISIETADRGITAARAAAPLIADALDWSAADVAREISHYESRVAAELAAQSAPDDAGADALRREAPEIVPA; this is encoded by the coding sequence ATGTTGACACCACAGGCGCGTACGGCGGCGCTGGCCGCCATGACCAGCCAGGAGCTGGACGTCCTGGTCATCGGTGGCGGCGTGACCGGCGCCGGTGCCGCGCTGGACGCGGCCACCCGCGGGCTCACCGTCGGCCTGGTCGAGGCGCGCGACTTCGCCAGCGGCACGTCCAGCCGGTCCAGCAAGCTCATCCACGGCGGCGTGCGCTACCTGGAGATGCTGGACTTCGGCCTGGTCCGGGAGGCGCTGCGGGAACGCGGCCTGCTGATCCAGAAGCTGGCACCGCACCTGGTCCGGCCGGTGCCGTTCCTCTACCCGCTGCGGCACGTCGGCTGGGAACGGCTCTACGTCGGCGCCGGGATCTTCCTCTACGACGCGCTGAGCGTGTCCGGCGGCACTAGCGCCGGGATTCCCAAGCACAAGCACCTGTCCCGCGGCGCGGCGCTGCGCGCGTTCCCCGGGCTGCGGCCGGAGTCGCTCGCCGGTGCGATCCAGTACTACGACGCGCAGGTCGACGACGCGCGGCACACCATGTTCCTGGCCCGCACCGCCGCCGCCCACGGAGCACACGTCGCGTCCCGTACCGTGGTCGACGGCTTCCTCCGATCGTCCGACGGACGGGTCGCGGGTGTCCGGGCGACCGACGCGGAGACCGGTGCCGCGCTGGAGATCCGTGCCAAGTCGGTGATCAACGCGACCGGTGTCTGGACGGACGACCTCCAGTCGCTGCTGCCGGAGCCGGGCAAGTTCCAGATCACCGCGTCGAAGGGCATCCACCTGGTGGTGCCGAGGTCCGCGATCCCCGGCCACTCCGGCATGATCCTGCGCACCGCGACCAGCGTGCTGTTCGTTATCCCGTGGGACCGGCACTGGATCGTCGGCACCACCGACACGCCGTGGACGCTGGACAAGTCGCACCCGGCCGCGTCCGGGCGCGACGTCGACTACCTGCTCGCCGAGGTCAACAAGGCGCTCGTCACGCCGCTGACCAGGGACGACATCCAGGGCGTCTACGCCGGGCTGCGCCCGCTGATCTCCGCCACCGCGGAGACCACGGCCAAGCTGTCCCGCGAGCACGCGGTCGACTCACCGGTGCCCGGGCTGGTGGTGATCGCGGGTGGCAAGTACACGACGTACCGGGTGATGGCCAAGGACGCGGTCGATCTCGCGGTCAAGGGGCTCCCGCACCGCGTGCCGGCCTCCTGCACGGAACAGGTGCCGCTGCTCGGCGCGGCCGGGTATCGCGCCGCGTGGAACCGGCGGCACGCGCTCGGCCGCGGCACCGGGCTCGGCGTGGGACGGATCGAACACCTGCTGCACCGGTACGGGACGCTGGTCGACGAGGTGCTGGCGCTGATCGACCGCGACCCGTCGCTCGGCACGCCGCTGCCCGGTGCGGAGGACTACCTGGCCGCGGAGATCGTCTACGCGGTCACCCACGAGGGCGCGCGCCACCTGGAGGACGTGCTCACCCGCCGTACCCGGATCTCGATCGAGACCGCGGACCGCGGAATCACGGCGGCCCGCGCGGCCGCACCGCTGATCGCGGACGCGCTCGACTGGTCGGCCGCCGACGTCGCGCGGGAGATCAGCCACTACGAGTCCCGGGTCGCGGCCGAACTCGCGGCGCAGTCCGCCCCGGACGACGCCGGCGCGGATGCGCTGCGCCGCGAGGCCCCCGAGATCGTGCCGGCCTGA
- a CDS encoding helix-turn-helix transcriptional regulator produces the protein MDHRSALGEFLRACRAATEPEDVGQGRRVRGLRREEVAQLAGVSVDYYTRLEQGRHTSPSDAVIDALSRVFRLDAAGHAHLADLAKPARRPAERLPAQKVRPAMQQMIASMTEHPAFIVGRRTDILAANPLARALLADWPALPPRERNYTRWVFLDPAARDLFTDWRTVAADVVGTLRLYAGRHPDDVRLNELVGELTIKSAEFRTWWNGHRVHERTHGTKHLLHPAVGPITIRYEALALPGDPDQTLFIYNTDPGSPSHDNMKLLALWSDPRPRRQARPGTRVRGAGPGRAG, from the coding sequence ATGGATCATCGGTCGGCACTGGGCGAGTTCCTGCGGGCCTGCCGGGCGGCCACCGAGCCCGAGGACGTGGGGCAGGGACGACGGGTACGCGGTCTGCGCCGCGAGGAGGTCGCGCAGCTCGCCGGCGTGAGCGTCGACTACTACACGCGCCTGGAGCAGGGGCGGCACACCAGCCCGTCCGATGCGGTGATCGACGCGCTGAGCCGCGTCTTCCGCCTCGACGCCGCCGGTCACGCCCACCTGGCCGACCTGGCGAAACCGGCACGCCGGCCGGCCGAGCGGCTGCCGGCGCAGAAGGTGCGGCCGGCGATGCAGCAGATGATCGCGTCGATGACCGAGCACCCGGCGTTCATCGTCGGCCGCCGCACCGACATCCTCGCGGCGAACCCGCTGGCCCGCGCGCTGCTCGCGGACTGGCCCGCGCTACCGCCACGCGAGCGCAACTACACCCGCTGGGTCTTCCTCGACCCGGCCGCGCGCGACCTCTTCACCGACTGGCGTACGGTCGCCGCCGACGTCGTCGGCACCCTGCGGCTCTACGCCGGCCGCCACCCCGACGACGTCCGGCTGAACGAGCTGGTCGGCGAACTGACGATCAAGAGCGCCGAGTTCCGCACCTGGTGGAACGGCCACCGCGTCCACGAACGCACGCACGGCACGAAACACCTGCTCCACCCCGCGGTCGGCCCGATCACCATCCGCTACGAGGCCCTGGCCCTCCCCGGCGACCCCGACCAGACCCTCTTCATCTACAACACCGACCCGGGCAGCCCGTCCCACGACAACATGAAGCTCCTCGCGCTCTGGTCGGATCCCCGGCCGCGCCGGCAAGCGCGTCCGGGGACGCGGGTCCGTGGCGCCGGTCCCGGCCGGGCGGGCTAG
- a CDS encoding class I SAM-dependent methyltransferase: MAEENLWLRQVAENPGHARWYIQRFRDMAARGADLGGEARLVDAMVPRDARILDAGCGTGRVGGLLAAAGHTVTGVDLDPELIEDARTTYPGTRWLVGDLAELSLPDRFDVIVCAGNVLTFVAPSTRVEILRRFADHLADGGRVVTGFGAGRGYDFDAYLADVKEAGLSASVLLGTWDLRPFGPDADFLVAVLSK; encoded by the coding sequence ATGGCCGAGGAGAATCTGTGGCTGCGGCAGGTCGCGGAGAATCCGGGGCATGCGCGGTGGTACATCCAGCGGTTCCGGGACATGGCGGCGCGCGGGGCCGATCTGGGCGGCGAGGCTCGCCTGGTCGACGCGATGGTGCCGCGTGACGCGCGGATCCTGGACGCCGGGTGCGGCACCGGGCGGGTCGGCGGGCTGCTGGCCGCGGCCGGCCACACCGTGACCGGCGTCGACCTGGACCCGGAGCTGATCGAGGACGCGCGGACGACGTATCCGGGAACGCGGTGGCTCGTCGGCGACCTCGCGGAGTTGAGCCTGCCGGACCGGTTCGACGTGATCGTCTGCGCCGGGAACGTGCTGACGTTCGTGGCGCCGTCCACCCGCGTCGAGATCCTGCGCCGTTTCGCCGATCACCTGGCCGACGGCGGGCGCGTGGTCACCGGCTTCGGCGCCGGCCGCGGCTACGACTTCGACGCCTACCTGGCGGACGTGAAGGAGGCCGGCCTGAGCGCGTCCGTGCTGCTCGGCACGTGGGACCTGCGCCCGTTCGGCCCGGACGCCGACTTCCTGGTGGCGGTGCTGTCCAAGTGA
- a CDS encoding DinB family protein, which produces MADFTGQDLSGARFRMVRLAGARFHDVDFHRARMRGVWMSDVDIDGEVRNLVINGVDVAPLIEAELDRRDPRRPLMRPTTPDGYVTAWEVVESIWAETADRARRLDPALLHERVDDEWSFIETLRHLVFATDAWVRRAIGGDPSPWHPLGLPWDGMSPTPGVPWDRDARPALDEVLALRADRMSGVRDVIASLTPESLAAPTPPAKGPGWPAENDSYPVADCLLTVLNEEWQHRLYAERDLAALTNRS; this is translated from the coding sequence ATGGCGGACTTCACCGGGCAGGACCTGAGCGGCGCGCGCTTCCGGATGGTGCGGCTGGCCGGCGCCCGCTTCCACGACGTCGACTTCCACCGGGCGCGGATGCGCGGCGTCTGGATGTCCGACGTGGACATCGACGGCGAGGTCCGCAACCTGGTGATCAACGGCGTCGACGTGGCGCCACTGATCGAGGCGGAGCTGGACCGCCGCGACCCGCGCCGCCCGCTGATGCGCCCCACCACACCGGACGGTTACGTCACCGCATGGGAGGTGGTCGAGAGCATCTGGGCCGAGACCGCCGACCGCGCACGGCGGCTCGACCCGGCACTGCTGCACGAGCGCGTCGACGACGAGTGGTCGTTCATCGAGACGTTGCGGCACCTGGTCTTCGCCACCGACGCCTGGGTGCGGCGCGCGATCGGCGGCGACCCGTCGCCGTGGCACCCGCTCGGCCTGCCGTGGGACGGCATGTCCCCGACGCCCGGCGTGCCGTGGGACCGGGACGCGCGGCCGGCGCTGGACGAGGTGCTCGCCCTGCGCGCCGACCGCATGTCCGGCGTCCGCGACGTGATCGCCTCGCTCACGCCGGAGTCGCTGGCCGCGCCGACGCCGCCCGCGAAGGGTCCGGGCTGGCCGGCGGAGAACGACTCGTACCCGGTCGCCGACTGCCTGCTGACCGTACTCAACGAGGAGTGGCAGCACCGGCTCTACGCGGAGCGGGACCTCGCCGCGCTCACGAATCGGTCGTGA
- a CDS encoding SDR family NAD(P)-dependent oxidoreductase: MNWFVTGTSRGLGLELVKQLLSRGDSVAATTRSTARLTEALGGADTARLLPLEVDLADERQVAAAVQAAKERFGRIDVVVNNAGYGFLGAVEETTDAEARQMFDVQIFGVWNVLRAVLPDFRAERRGHVINVSSILGLTTFPGWALYCAGKYALEGLTGSLAAEVAEFGVRVNLIEPGYFRTDFLRPHSIGLPTGTIDGYGAIREMTEAHLAMPGTQLGDPVKAAEAIITVAVDGAAPLRQLLGSDSYGLAKAAVDALSADIEAGRELAVTTDS, from the coding sequence ATGAACTGGTTCGTCACCGGCACGTCCCGCGGCCTCGGCCTGGAGCTGGTCAAGCAGCTGCTCTCCCGCGGCGACAGCGTCGCGGCGACCACCCGCTCGACCGCCCGGCTGACCGAGGCGCTCGGCGGCGCGGACACCGCGCGGCTGCTGCCGCTGGAGGTCGACCTGGCCGACGAGCGGCAGGTCGCGGCGGCCGTGCAGGCCGCGAAGGAACGCTTCGGCCGGATCGACGTGGTCGTCAACAACGCGGGGTACGGCTTCCTGGGCGCGGTCGAGGAGACCACGGACGCCGAGGCGCGGCAGATGTTCGACGTCCAGATCTTCGGCGTCTGGAACGTGCTCCGCGCGGTGCTGCCGGACTTCCGGGCCGAGCGCCGCGGGCACGTGATCAACGTCAGCTCGATCCTCGGCCTGACCACCTTCCCGGGCTGGGCGCTCTACTGCGCCGGCAAGTACGCGCTGGAGGGCTTGACCGGGTCGCTGGCCGCGGAGGTCGCGGAGTTCGGCGTCCGGGTCAACCTGATCGAGCCGGGCTATTTCCGCACCGACTTCCTGCGCCCGCACTCGATCGGCCTGCCCACCGGCACGATCGACGGGTACGGCGCGATCCGGGAGATGACCGAGGCGCACCTGGCCATGCCGGGCACCCAGCTCGGCGACCCGGTCAAGGCCGCCGAGGCGATCATCACGGTCGCGGTGGACGGCGCGGCACCGCTGCGCCAGCTGCTCGGCTCCGACTCCTACGGCCTGGCGAAGGCCGCGGTCGACGCGCTCAGCGCGGACATCGAGGCCGGCCGCGAGCTGGCCGTCACGACCGATTCGTGA